In one window of Mycteria americana isolate JAX WOST 10 ecotype Jacksonville Zoo and Gardens chromosome 24, USCA_MyAme_1.0, whole genome shotgun sequence DNA:
- the MIER2 gene encoding mesoderm induction early response protein 2 isoform X4 yields the protein MAEASVGRQSPRVVPYPAHSLCPGEPGLQSAAVVSMGSADHRLNLAEILSQNYGVRDEREEEDDTQEKQKSLEELEKSFSASQSSEMPFEELLALYGYEASDPISEQDSESNDIAPNLPDMTLDKEQIAKDLLSGEEEEETQSSADDLTPSVTSHDASDLFPNQPGSNNFLADEDKEPCSSPCASSMAEDSEEDSIPSNECKKEIMVGPQYQATVPIVHLNRHGEKAYENEDQLLWDPNILPEREVEEFLYRAVKRRWDELSSSSLPEGEMVKDNEQALYELVKCNFNAEEALRRLRFNVKVIRDELCAWSEEECRNFEHGFRVHGKNFHLIQANKVRTRSVGECVEYYYMWKKSERYDYFTQQTRLGRKKYVLHPGATDYTDNDLDGGEVENTSRSRSSPPIPSATSCLDSHFGQDQIPIESTEPLSVESTACSLGSVSESGQGYECSTPSETNCSFDPTEETSSGTISASCTQHTVTPSESGLYALPPAGPGLAEKQETLQSSGETITMDFTLPADINEGLPLIAGPVDLDRDPEAVVAPAQVSLSVTDFGLIGIGDVNSFLTAHQACPAPVARSESLSQ from the exons ATGGCGGAG GCCTCGGTCGGCAGGCAGAGTCCGAGGGTGGTGCCATACCCAGCCCACAGTCTATGTCCTGGAGAGCCTGGCCTTCAGAGTGCAGCAG TTGTGTCAATGGGCTCAGCTGATCATCGACTGAACCTAGCAGAGATCCTTTCACAAAACTATGGTGTACGGGacgaaagggaagaagaagatgatactcaggagaagcagaaatccttagaagagctggagaagagttTCAGTGCCTCTCAG AGCAGTGAAATGCCATTTGAGGAGCTGCTTGCACTTTATGGCTATGAGGCATCTGATCCCATCTCGGAGCAGGACAGTGAGAGCAATGATATTGCTCCAAATCTCCCAGATATGACTCTGGATAAG GAACAAATAGCGAAGGATTTGCTttcaggggaagaagaggaggagacacaGTCTTCAGCTGATGATCTGACTCCATCCGTCACATCCCACGATGCATCGGACCTATTCCCAAACCAGCCTGGCT CAAACAACTTCCTTGCTGATGAAGACAAAGAGCCCTGTTCATCTCCGTGTGCTTCCTCCATGGCTGAGGATTCAGAGGAGGATTCCATCCCATCCAATGAGTGTAAGAAG GAGATCATGGTTGGACCTCAGTACCAAGCCACTGTTCCCATCGTCCACTTAAACAGGCACGGTGAAAAAG CCTATGAGAATGAAGATCAGCTGCTTTGGGACCCAAACATACTCCCTGAGAGAGAGGTTGAAGAGTTCCTATACCGTGCAGTGAAGCGGCGATGGGACGAGCTGTCTAGCAGCAGCCTGCCAGAAGGAGAGATGGTGAAGGACAATGAACAG GCTTTGTATGAACTGGTTAAATGCAACTTCAATGCAGAAGAGGCACTGCGGAGGTTAAGGTTCAATGTGAAGGTTATCAGAG ATGAGCTTTGTGCCTGGAGTGAGGAAGAATGTAGAAATTTTGAACATGGCTTCAGGGTCCATGGGAAAAACTTTCATCTTATCCAAGCAAACAAG GTCCGCACCCGGTCAGTGGGCGAGTGTGTGGAGTATTACTACATGTGGAAAAAATCAGAGCGCTATGACTACTTCACTCAGCAGACTCGTTTAGGAAGGAAGAAGTACGTCCTCCACCCTGGAGCCAC GGATTACACCGACAATGACTTGGATGGGGGTGAAGTAGAAAACACCAGTCGTTCTCGGAGCTCCCCACCAATTCCCTCTGCAACTAGCTGCCTGGATTCTCACTTCGGTCAAGATCAGATACCAATAGAGAGCACAG AGCCCCTGAGCGTGGagagcacagcctgcagcctgggcagCGTGAGTGAATCAGGGCAGGGCTATGAGTGCAGTACTCCTTCGGAGACAAATTGTTCCTTCGACCCCACGGAGGAGACGTCCTCAGGCACCATCTCGGCTTCCTGCACACAACACACTGTCACCCCCTCAGAATCGGGGCTCTATGCTTTGCCGCCAGCAGGACCAGGACTAGCAGAGAAGCAGGAGACATTGCAGAGCTCTGGTGAGACGATAACCATGGACTTCACTCTCCCTGCAGACATTAACGAGGGTTTGCCTTTAATTGCTGGCCCTGTGGATTTGGACAGAGACCCAGAGGCAGTGGTGGCCCCTGCGCAAGTGTCCTTATCGGTCACAGATTTTGGCCTCATTGGCATTGGAGATGTAAATAGTTTTCTGACTGCTCATCAGGCTTGCCCAGCACCTGTGGCTCGGTCAGAGTCTTTGTCACAGTGA
- the MIER2 gene encoding mesoderm induction early response protein 2 isoform X2, which yields MAEASVGRQSPRVVPYPAHSLCPGEPGLQSAAVVSMGSADHRLNLAEILSQNYGVRDEREEEDDTQEKQKSLEELEKSFSASQLVLYSVIVPFLMKLCPPLAQSSEMPFEELLALYGYEASDPISEQDSESNDIAPNLPDMTLDKEQIAKDLLSGEEEEETQSSADDLTPSVTSHDASDLFPNQPGSNNFLADEDKEPCSSPCASSMAEDSEEDSIPSNECKKEIMVGPQYQATVPIVHLNRHGEKAYENEDQLLWDPNILPEREVEEFLYRAVKRRWDELSSSSLPEGEMVKDNEQALYELVKCNFNAEEALRRLRFNVKVIRDELCAWSEEECRNFEHGFRVHGKNFHLIQANKVRTRSVGECVEYYYMWKKSERYDYFTQQTRLGRKKYVLHPGATDYTDNDLDGGEVENTSRSRSSPPIPSATSCLDSHFGQDQIPIESTEPLSVESTACSLGSVSESGQGYECSTPSETNCSFDPTEETSSGTISASCTQHTVTPSESGLYALPPAGPGLAEKQETLQSSGETITMDFTLPADINEGLPLIAGPVDLDRDPEAVVAPAQVSLSVTDFGLIGIGDVNSFLTAHQACPAPVARSESLSQ from the exons ATGGCGGAG GCCTCGGTCGGCAGGCAGAGTCCGAGGGTGGTGCCATACCCAGCCCACAGTCTATGTCCTGGAGAGCCTGGCCTTCAGAGTGCAGCAG TTGTGTCAATGGGCTCAGCTGATCATCGACTGAACCTAGCAGAGATCCTTTCACAAAACTATGGTGTACGGGacgaaagggaagaagaagatgatactcaggagaagcagaaatccttagaagagctggagaagagttTCAGTGCCTCTCAG CTGGTGTTGTACTCGGTGATTGTTCCATTCCTGATGAAGCTTTGTCCTCCTCTCGCTCAGAGCAGTGAAATGCCATTTGAGGAGCTGCTTGCACTTTATGGCTATGAGGCATCTGATCCCATCTCGGAGCAGGACAGTGAGAGCAATGATATTGCTCCAAATCTCCCAGATATGACTCTGGATAAG GAACAAATAGCGAAGGATTTGCTttcaggggaagaagaggaggagacacaGTCTTCAGCTGATGATCTGACTCCATCCGTCACATCCCACGATGCATCGGACCTATTCCCAAACCAGCCTGGCT CAAACAACTTCCTTGCTGATGAAGACAAAGAGCCCTGTTCATCTCCGTGTGCTTCCTCCATGGCTGAGGATTCAGAGGAGGATTCCATCCCATCCAATGAGTGTAAGAAG GAGATCATGGTTGGACCTCAGTACCAAGCCACTGTTCCCATCGTCCACTTAAACAGGCACGGTGAAAAAG CCTATGAGAATGAAGATCAGCTGCTTTGGGACCCAAACATACTCCCTGAGAGAGAGGTTGAAGAGTTCCTATACCGTGCAGTGAAGCGGCGATGGGACGAGCTGTCTAGCAGCAGCCTGCCAGAAGGAGAGATGGTGAAGGACAATGAACAG GCTTTGTATGAACTGGTTAAATGCAACTTCAATGCAGAAGAGGCACTGCGGAGGTTAAGGTTCAATGTGAAGGTTATCAGAG ATGAGCTTTGTGCCTGGAGTGAGGAAGAATGTAGAAATTTTGAACATGGCTTCAGGGTCCATGGGAAAAACTTTCATCTTATCCAAGCAAACAAG GTCCGCACCCGGTCAGTGGGCGAGTGTGTGGAGTATTACTACATGTGGAAAAAATCAGAGCGCTATGACTACTTCACTCAGCAGACTCGTTTAGGAAGGAAGAAGTACGTCCTCCACCCTGGAGCCAC GGATTACACCGACAATGACTTGGATGGGGGTGAAGTAGAAAACACCAGTCGTTCTCGGAGCTCCCCACCAATTCCCTCTGCAACTAGCTGCCTGGATTCTCACTTCGGTCAAGATCAGATACCAATAGAGAGCACAG AGCCCCTGAGCGTGGagagcacagcctgcagcctgggcagCGTGAGTGAATCAGGGCAGGGCTATGAGTGCAGTACTCCTTCGGAGACAAATTGTTCCTTCGACCCCACGGAGGAGACGTCCTCAGGCACCATCTCGGCTTCCTGCACACAACACACTGTCACCCCCTCAGAATCGGGGCTCTATGCTTTGCCGCCAGCAGGACCAGGACTAGCAGAGAAGCAGGAGACATTGCAGAGCTCTGGTGAGACGATAACCATGGACTTCACTCTCCCTGCAGACATTAACGAGGGTTTGCCTTTAATTGCTGGCCCTGTGGATTTGGACAGAGACCCAGAGGCAGTGGTGGCCCCTGCGCAAGTGTCCTTATCGGTCACAGATTTTGGCCTCATTGGCATTGGAGATGTAAATAGTTTTCTGACTGCTCATCAGGCTTGCCCAGCACCTGTGGCTCGGTCAGAGTCTTTGTCACAGTGA
- the MIER2 gene encoding mesoderm induction early response protein 2 isoform X3, protein MAEASVGRQSPRVVPYPAHSLCPGEPGLQSAAVVSMGSADHRLNLAEILSQNYGVRDEREEEDDTQEKQKSLEELEKSFSASQLVLYSVIVPFLMKLCPPLAQSSEMPFEELLALYGYEASDPISEQDSESNDIAPNLPDMTLDKEQIAKDLLSGEEEEETQSSADDLTPSVTSHDASDLFPNQPGSNNFLADEDKEPCSSPCASSMAEDSEEDSIPSNECKKEIMVGPQYQATVPIVHLNRHGEKVLFLLAYENEDQLLWDPNILPEREVEEFLYRAVKRRWDELSSSSLPEGEMVKDNEQALYELVKCNFNAEEALRRLRFNVKVIRDELCAWSEEECRNFEHGFRVHGKNFHLIQANKVRTRSVGECVEYYYMWKKSERYDYFTQQTRLGRKKDYTDNDLDGGEVENTSRSRSSPPIPSATSCLDSHFGQDQIPIESTEPLSVESTACSLGSVSESGQGYECSTPSETNCSFDPTEETSSGTISASCTQHTVTPSESGLYALPPAGPGLAEKQETLQSSGETITMDFTLPADINEGLPLIAGPVDLDRDPEAVVAPAQVSLSVTDFGLIGIGDVNSFLTAHQACPAPVARSESLSQ, encoded by the exons ATGGCGGAG GCCTCGGTCGGCAGGCAGAGTCCGAGGGTGGTGCCATACCCAGCCCACAGTCTATGTCCTGGAGAGCCTGGCCTTCAGAGTGCAGCAG TTGTGTCAATGGGCTCAGCTGATCATCGACTGAACCTAGCAGAGATCCTTTCACAAAACTATGGTGTACGGGacgaaagggaagaagaagatgatactcaggagaagcagaaatccttagaagagctggagaagagttTCAGTGCCTCTCAG CTGGTGTTGTACTCGGTGATTGTTCCATTCCTGATGAAGCTTTGTCCTCCTCTCGCTCAGAGCAGTGAAATGCCATTTGAGGAGCTGCTTGCACTTTATGGCTATGAGGCATCTGATCCCATCTCGGAGCAGGACAGTGAGAGCAATGATATTGCTCCAAATCTCCCAGATATGACTCTGGATAAG GAACAAATAGCGAAGGATTTGCTttcaggggaagaagaggaggagacacaGTCTTCAGCTGATGATCTGACTCCATCCGTCACATCCCACGATGCATCGGACCTATTCCCAAACCAGCCTGGCT CAAACAACTTCCTTGCTGATGAAGACAAAGAGCCCTGTTCATCTCCGTGTGCTTCCTCCATGGCTGAGGATTCAGAGGAGGATTCCATCCCATCCAATGAGTGTAAGAAG GAGATCATGGTTGGACCTCAGTACCAAGCCACTGTTCCCATCGTCCACTTAAACAGGCACGGTGAAAAAG tgctttttctgttAGCCTATGAGAATGAAGATCAGCTGCTTTGGGACCCAAACATACTCCCTGAGAGAGAGGTTGAAGAGTTCCTATACCGTGCAGTGAAGCGGCGATGGGACGAGCTGTCTAGCAGCAGCCTGCCAGAAGGAGAGATGGTGAAGGACAATGAACAG GCTTTGTATGAACTGGTTAAATGCAACTTCAATGCAGAAGAGGCACTGCGGAGGTTAAGGTTCAATGTGAAGGTTATCAGAG ATGAGCTTTGTGCCTGGAGTGAGGAAGAATGTAGAAATTTTGAACATGGCTTCAGGGTCCATGGGAAAAACTTTCATCTTATCCAAGCAAACAAG GTCCGCACCCGGTCAGTGGGCGAGTGTGTGGAGTATTACTACATGTGGAAAAAATCAGAGCGCTATGACTACTTCACTCAGCAGACTCGTTTAGGAAGGAAGAA GGATTACACCGACAATGACTTGGATGGGGGTGAAGTAGAAAACACCAGTCGTTCTCGGAGCTCCCCACCAATTCCCTCTGCAACTAGCTGCCTGGATTCTCACTTCGGTCAAGATCAGATACCAATAGAGAGCACAG AGCCCCTGAGCGTGGagagcacagcctgcagcctgggcagCGTGAGTGAATCAGGGCAGGGCTATGAGTGCAGTACTCCTTCGGAGACAAATTGTTCCTTCGACCCCACGGAGGAGACGTCCTCAGGCACCATCTCGGCTTCCTGCACACAACACACTGTCACCCCCTCAGAATCGGGGCTCTATGCTTTGCCGCCAGCAGGACCAGGACTAGCAGAGAAGCAGGAGACATTGCAGAGCTCTGGTGAGACGATAACCATGGACTTCACTCTCCCTGCAGACATTAACGAGGGTTTGCCTTTAATTGCTGGCCCTGTGGATTTGGACAGAGACCCAGAGGCAGTGGTGGCCCCTGCGCAAGTGTCCTTATCGGTCACAGATTTTGGCCTCATTGGCATTGGAGATGTAAATAGTTTTCTGACTGCTCATCAGGCTTGCCCAGCACCTGTGGCTCGGTCAGAGTCTTTGTCACAGTGA
- the MIER2 gene encoding mesoderm induction early response protein 2 isoform X1, whose translation MAEASVGRQSPRVVPYPAHSLCPGEPGLQSAAVVSMGSADHRLNLAEILSQNYGVRDEREEEDDTQEKQKSLEELEKSFSASQLVLYSVIVPFLMKLCPPLAQSSEMPFEELLALYGYEASDPISEQDSESNDIAPNLPDMTLDKEQIAKDLLSGEEEEETQSSADDLTPSVTSHDASDLFPNQPGSNNFLADEDKEPCSSPCASSMAEDSEEDSIPSNECKKEIMVGPQYQATVPIVHLNRHGEKVLFLLAYENEDQLLWDPNILPEREVEEFLYRAVKRRWDELSSSSLPEGEMVKDNEQALYELVKCNFNAEEALRRLRFNVKVIRDELCAWSEEECRNFEHGFRVHGKNFHLIQANKVRTRSVGECVEYYYMWKKSERYDYFTQQTRLGRKKYVLHPGATDYTDNDLDGGEVENTSRSRSSPPIPSATSCLDSHFGQDQIPIESTEPLSVESTACSLGSVSESGQGYECSTPSETNCSFDPTEETSSGTISASCTQHTVTPSESGLYALPPAGPGLAEKQETLQSSGETITMDFTLPADINEGLPLIAGPVDLDRDPEAVVAPAQVSLSVTDFGLIGIGDVNSFLTAHQACPAPVARSESLSQ comes from the exons ATGGCGGAG GCCTCGGTCGGCAGGCAGAGTCCGAGGGTGGTGCCATACCCAGCCCACAGTCTATGTCCTGGAGAGCCTGGCCTTCAGAGTGCAGCAG TTGTGTCAATGGGCTCAGCTGATCATCGACTGAACCTAGCAGAGATCCTTTCACAAAACTATGGTGTACGGGacgaaagggaagaagaagatgatactcaggagaagcagaaatccttagaagagctggagaagagttTCAGTGCCTCTCAG CTGGTGTTGTACTCGGTGATTGTTCCATTCCTGATGAAGCTTTGTCCTCCTCTCGCTCAGAGCAGTGAAATGCCATTTGAGGAGCTGCTTGCACTTTATGGCTATGAGGCATCTGATCCCATCTCGGAGCAGGACAGTGAGAGCAATGATATTGCTCCAAATCTCCCAGATATGACTCTGGATAAG GAACAAATAGCGAAGGATTTGCTttcaggggaagaagaggaggagacacaGTCTTCAGCTGATGATCTGACTCCATCCGTCACATCCCACGATGCATCGGACCTATTCCCAAACCAGCCTGGCT CAAACAACTTCCTTGCTGATGAAGACAAAGAGCCCTGTTCATCTCCGTGTGCTTCCTCCATGGCTGAGGATTCAGAGGAGGATTCCATCCCATCCAATGAGTGTAAGAAG GAGATCATGGTTGGACCTCAGTACCAAGCCACTGTTCCCATCGTCCACTTAAACAGGCACGGTGAAAAAG tgctttttctgttAGCCTATGAGAATGAAGATCAGCTGCTTTGGGACCCAAACATACTCCCTGAGAGAGAGGTTGAAGAGTTCCTATACCGTGCAGTGAAGCGGCGATGGGACGAGCTGTCTAGCAGCAGCCTGCCAGAAGGAGAGATGGTGAAGGACAATGAACAG GCTTTGTATGAACTGGTTAAATGCAACTTCAATGCAGAAGAGGCACTGCGGAGGTTAAGGTTCAATGTGAAGGTTATCAGAG ATGAGCTTTGTGCCTGGAGTGAGGAAGAATGTAGAAATTTTGAACATGGCTTCAGGGTCCATGGGAAAAACTTTCATCTTATCCAAGCAAACAAG GTCCGCACCCGGTCAGTGGGCGAGTGTGTGGAGTATTACTACATGTGGAAAAAATCAGAGCGCTATGACTACTTCACTCAGCAGACTCGTTTAGGAAGGAAGAAGTACGTCCTCCACCCTGGAGCCAC GGATTACACCGACAATGACTTGGATGGGGGTGAAGTAGAAAACACCAGTCGTTCTCGGAGCTCCCCACCAATTCCCTCTGCAACTAGCTGCCTGGATTCTCACTTCGGTCAAGATCAGATACCAATAGAGAGCACAG AGCCCCTGAGCGTGGagagcacagcctgcagcctgggcagCGTGAGTGAATCAGGGCAGGGCTATGAGTGCAGTACTCCTTCGGAGACAAATTGTTCCTTCGACCCCACGGAGGAGACGTCCTCAGGCACCATCTCGGCTTCCTGCACACAACACACTGTCACCCCCTCAGAATCGGGGCTCTATGCTTTGCCGCCAGCAGGACCAGGACTAGCAGAGAAGCAGGAGACATTGCAGAGCTCTGGTGAGACGATAACCATGGACTTCACTCTCCCTGCAGACATTAACGAGGGTTTGCCTTTAATTGCTGGCCCTGTGGATTTGGACAGAGACCCAGAGGCAGTGGTGGCCCCTGCGCAAGTGTCCTTATCGGTCACAGATTTTGGCCTCATTGGCATTGGAGATGTAAATAGTTTTCTGACTGCTCATCAGGCTTGCCCAGCACCTGTGGCTCGGTCAGAGTCTTTGTCACAGTGA
- the MIER2 gene encoding mesoderm induction early response protein 2 isoform X6: MPFEELLALYGYEASDPISEQDSESNDIAPNLPDMTLDKEQIAKDLLSGEEEEETQSSADDLTPSVTSHDASDLFPNQPGSNNFLADEDKEPCSSPCASSMAEDSEEDSIPSNECKKEIMVGPQYQATVPIVHLNRHGEKVLFLLAYENEDQLLWDPNILPEREVEEFLYRAVKRRWDELSSSSLPEGEMVKDNEQALYELVKCNFNAEEALRRLRFNVKVIRDELCAWSEEECRNFEHGFRVHGKNFHLIQANKVRTRSVGECVEYYYMWKKSERYDYFTQQTRLGRKKYVLHPGATDYTDNDLDGGEVENTSRSRSSPPIPSATSCLDSHFGQDQIPIESTEPLSVESTACSLGSVSESGQGYECSTPSETNCSFDPTEETSSGTISASCTQHTVTPSESGLYALPPAGPGLAEKQETLQSSGETITMDFTLPADINEGLPLIAGPVDLDRDPEAVVAPAQVSLSVTDFGLIGIGDVNSFLTAHQACPAPVARSESLSQ, encoded by the exons ATGCCATTTGAGGAGCTGCTTGCACTTTATGGCTATGAGGCATCTGATCCCATCTCGGAGCAGGACAGTGAGAGCAATGATATTGCTCCAAATCTCCCAGATATGACTCTGGATAAG GAACAAATAGCGAAGGATTTGCTttcaggggaagaagaggaggagacacaGTCTTCAGCTGATGATCTGACTCCATCCGTCACATCCCACGATGCATCGGACCTATTCCCAAACCAGCCTGGCT CAAACAACTTCCTTGCTGATGAAGACAAAGAGCCCTGTTCATCTCCGTGTGCTTCCTCCATGGCTGAGGATTCAGAGGAGGATTCCATCCCATCCAATGAGTGTAAGAAG GAGATCATGGTTGGACCTCAGTACCAAGCCACTGTTCCCATCGTCCACTTAAACAGGCACGGTGAAAAAG tgctttttctgttAGCCTATGAGAATGAAGATCAGCTGCTTTGGGACCCAAACATACTCCCTGAGAGAGAGGTTGAAGAGTTCCTATACCGTGCAGTGAAGCGGCGATGGGACGAGCTGTCTAGCAGCAGCCTGCCAGAAGGAGAGATGGTGAAGGACAATGAACAG GCTTTGTATGAACTGGTTAAATGCAACTTCAATGCAGAAGAGGCACTGCGGAGGTTAAGGTTCAATGTGAAGGTTATCAGAG ATGAGCTTTGTGCCTGGAGTGAGGAAGAATGTAGAAATTTTGAACATGGCTTCAGGGTCCATGGGAAAAACTTTCATCTTATCCAAGCAAACAAG GTCCGCACCCGGTCAGTGGGCGAGTGTGTGGAGTATTACTACATGTGGAAAAAATCAGAGCGCTATGACTACTTCACTCAGCAGACTCGTTTAGGAAGGAAGAAGTACGTCCTCCACCCTGGAGCCAC GGATTACACCGACAATGACTTGGATGGGGGTGAAGTAGAAAACACCAGTCGTTCTCGGAGCTCCCCACCAATTCCCTCTGCAACTAGCTGCCTGGATTCTCACTTCGGTCAAGATCAGATACCAATAGAGAGCACAG AGCCCCTGAGCGTGGagagcacagcctgcagcctgggcagCGTGAGTGAATCAGGGCAGGGCTATGAGTGCAGTACTCCTTCGGAGACAAATTGTTCCTTCGACCCCACGGAGGAGACGTCCTCAGGCACCATCTCGGCTTCCTGCACACAACACACTGTCACCCCCTCAGAATCGGGGCTCTATGCTTTGCCGCCAGCAGGACCAGGACTAGCAGAGAAGCAGGAGACATTGCAGAGCTCTGGTGAGACGATAACCATGGACTTCACTCTCCCTGCAGACATTAACGAGGGTTTGCCTTTAATTGCTGGCCCTGTGGATTTGGACAGAGACCCAGAGGCAGTGGTGGCCCCTGCGCAAGTGTCCTTATCGGTCACAGATTTTGGCCTCATTGGCATTGGAGATGTAAATAGTTTTCTGACTGCTCATCAGGCTTGCCCAGCACCTGTGGCTCGGTCAGAGTCTTTGTCACAGTGA
- the MIER2 gene encoding mesoderm induction early response protein 2 isoform X5, whose translation MGSADHRLNLAEILSQNYGVRDEREEEDDTQEKQKSLEELEKSFSASQLVLYSVIVPFLMKLCPPLAQSSEMPFEELLALYGYEASDPISEQDSESNDIAPNLPDMTLDKEQIAKDLLSGEEEEETQSSADDLTPSVTSHDASDLFPNQPGSNNFLADEDKEPCSSPCASSMAEDSEEDSIPSNECKKEIMVGPQYQATVPIVHLNRHGEKVLFLLAYENEDQLLWDPNILPEREVEEFLYRAVKRRWDELSSSSLPEGEMVKDNEQALYELVKCNFNAEEALRRLRFNVKVIRDELCAWSEEECRNFEHGFRVHGKNFHLIQANKVRTRSVGECVEYYYMWKKSERYDYFTQQTRLGRKKYVLHPGATDYTDNDLDGGEVENTSRSRSSPPIPSATSCLDSHFGQDQIPIESTEPLSVESTACSLGSVSESGQGYECSTPSETNCSFDPTEETSSGTISASCTQHTVTPSESGLYALPPAGPGLAEKQETLQSSGETITMDFTLPADINEGLPLIAGPVDLDRDPEAVVAPAQVSLSVTDFGLIGIGDVNSFLTAHQACPAPVARSESLSQ comes from the exons ATGGGCTCAGCTGATCATCGACTGAACCTAGCAGAGATCCTTTCACAAAACTATGGTGTACGGGacgaaagggaagaagaagatgatactcaggagaagcagaaatccttagaagagctggagaagagttTCAGTGCCTCTCAG CTGGTGTTGTACTCGGTGATTGTTCCATTCCTGATGAAGCTTTGTCCTCCTCTCGCTCAGAGCAGTGAAATGCCATTTGAGGAGCTGCTTGCACTTTATGGCTATGAGGCATCTGATCCCATCTCGGAGCAGGACAGTGAGAGCAATGATATTGCTCCAAATCTCCCAGATATGACTCTGGATAAG GAACAAATAGCGAAGGATTTGCTttcaggggaagaagaggaggagacacaGTCTTCAGCTGATGATCTGACTCCATCCGTCACATCCCACGATGCATCGGACCTATTCCCAAACCAGCCTGGCT CAAACAACTTCCTTGCTGATGAAGACAAAGAGCCCTGTTCATCTCCGTGTGCTTCCTCCATGGCTGAGGATTCAGAGGAGGATTCCATCCCATCCAATGAGTGTAAGAAG GAGATCATGGTTGGACCTCAGTACCAAGCCACTGTTCCCATCGTCCACTTAAACAGGCACGGTGAAAAAG tgctttttctgttAGCCTATGAGAATGAAGATCAGCTGCTTTGGGACCCAAACATACTCCCTGAGAGAGAGGTTGAAGAGTTCCTATACCGTGCAGTGAAGCGGCGATGGGACGAGCTGTCTAGCAGCAGCCTGCCAGAAGGAGAGATGGTGAAGGACAATGAACAG GCTTTGTATGAACTGGTTAAATGCAACTTCAATGCAGAAGAGGCACTGCGGAGGTTAAGGTTCAATGTGAAGGTTATCAGAG ATGAGCTTTGTGCCTGGAGTGAGGAAGAATGTAGAAATTTTGAACATGGCTTCAGGGTCCATGGGAAAAACTTTCATCTTATCCAAGCAAACAAG GTCCGCACCCGGTCAGTGGGCGAGTGTGTGGAGTATTACTACATGTGGAAAAAATCAGAGCGCTATGACTACTTCACTCAGCAGACTCGTTTAGGAAGGAAGAAGTACGTCCTCCACCCTGGAGCCAC GGATTACACCGACAATGACTTGGATGGGGGTGAAGTAGAAAACACCAGTCGTTCTCGGAGCTCCCCACCAATTCCCTCTGCAACTAGCTGCCTGGATTCTCACTTCGGTCAAGATCAGATACCAATAGAGAGCACAG AGCCCCTGAGCGTGGagagcacagcctgcagcctgggcagCGTGAGTGAATCAGGGCAGGGCTATGAGTGCAGTACTCCTTCGGAGACAAATTGTTCCTTCGACCCCACGGAGGAGACGTCCTCAGGCACCATCTCGGCTTCCTGCACACAACACACTGTCACCCCCTCAGAATCGGGGCTCTATGCTTTGCCGCCAGCAGGACCAGGACTAGCAGAGAAGCAGGAGACATTGCAGAGCTCTGGTGAGACGATAACCATGGACTTCACTCTCCCTGCAGACATTAACGAGGGTTTGCCTTTAATTGCTGGCCCTGTGGATTTGGACAGAGACCCAGAGGCAGTGGTGGCCCCTGCGCAAGTGTCCTTATCGGTCACAGATTTTGGCCTCATTGGCATTGGAGATGTAAATAGTTTTCTGACTGCTCATCAGGCTTGCCCAGCACCTGTGGCTCGGTCAGAGTCTTTGTCACAGTGA